The Amycolatopsis viridis genome window below encodes:
- a CDS encoding M16 family metallopeptidase, whose product MAETSRTSRFTLDNGLRVVLAPDPTAPVVGVAVHYDVGFRSEPEGRTGFAHLFEHLMFQGSESLEKLAHFKIVQSSGGTFNGSTHPDYTDYYEVLPSAALERALFLEADRMRAPKLTRENLANQIDVVKEEIRLNVLNRPYGGFPWILLPPVLYSTFPNAHNGYGDFTDLEQASLDDCAAFFDTYYSPANAVLTVAGDFDPDRARELIGKHFGDVPHRPAPPKRSFAEPPPSGEVRGHHTDPHAPLPALAVGYRMPDPVRELDAYLANLVLAGVLTDGDGSRLQQRLVHREPLVTDIGAGAGLFGPFEARDPDTFSITAIHSPDVTAERVLTAIDEELEKLAATPPDAQELAKVTARWSASLHAEHDRLMSRTLSIGAFELLYGDPSLVHQLPDRMAAVTGADVAAAAKALRPDSRAVLLVEPEGGAK is encoded by the coding sequence ATGGCGGAGACTTCCCGGACCTCCCGGTTCACCCTGGACAACGGCTTGCGCGTGGTGCTCGCGCCGGATCCGACCGCTCCGGTGGTCGGCGTCGCCGTGCACTACGACGTCGGCTTCCGCTCCGAGCCGGAAGGGCGCACCGGGTTCGCCCACCTCTTCGAGCACCTGATGTTCCAGGGCAGCGAGAGCCTGGAGAAGCTCGCGCACTTCAAGATCGTGCAGTCCAGCGGGGGCACCTTCAACGGGTCGACCCACCCGGACTACACCGACTACTACGAGGTTCTGCCCTCGGCGGCGCTGGAGCGTGCGCTGTTCCTCGAGGCCGACCGCATGCGCGCGCCCAAGCTGACGCGGGAGAACCTGGCCAACCAGATCGACGTGGTCAAGGAGGAGATCCGCCTCAACGTGCTGAACCGGCCCTACGGCGGGTTCCCGTGGATCCTCCTGCCCCCGGTGCTCTACTCGACGTTCCCCAACGCGCACAACGGCTACGGCGACTTCACCGACCTGGAGCAGGCGAGCCTGGACGACTGCGCCGCGTTCTTCGACACCTACTACTCGCCGGCCAACGCCGTGCTCACCGTCGCCGGCGACTTCGACCCGGACCGGGCGCGCGAGCTGATCGGCAAGCACTTCGGCGACGTGCCGCACCGCCCGGCGCCGCCCAAGCGCTCGTTCGCCGAGCCGCCGCCGTCCGGCGAGGTCCGCGGTCACCACACCGATCCGCACGCGCCGCTGCCCGCGCTGGCCGTCGGCTACCGGATGCCGGACCCGGTCCGCGAGCTGGACGCCTACCTCGCCAACCTGGTCCTGGCCGGTGTGCTGACCGACGGCGACGGCTCCCGCCTCCAGCAGCGGCTGGTGCACCGCGAGCCGCTGGTCACCGACATCGGCGCGGGCGCCGGCCTGTTCGGGCCGTTCGAGGCGCGCGACCCGGACACGTTCTCGATCACCGCCATCCACTCGCCGGACGTGACGGCCGAGCGCGTGCTGACCGCGATCGACGAGGAACTGGAGAAGCTGGCGGCCACGCCGCCGGACGCGCAGGAACTGGCCAAGGTGACCGCGCGGTGGAGCGCGAGCCTGCACGCCGAGCACGACCGGCTGATGTCCCGGACGCTGTCGATCGGCGCGTTCGAACTGCTCTACGGGGACCCGTCCCTGGTGCACCAGCTGCCGGACCGGATGGCCGCGGTCACCGGTGCCGATGTGGCCGCCGCGGCCAAGGCGCTGCGGCCCGACTCGCGGGCGGTCCTGCTCGTCGAGCCCGAAGGGGGAGCGAAGTGA
- a CDS encoding RDD family protein, with translation MTGEAVVLELPIAQLASRAAAFAVDVAIQAAALLLFTLVLLLAGMHDEALLGALALGFFVLVRIGYPVLFETLSRGRTLGKMAMGLRVVRDDGGPVRFRHTLTRALAGAIVDFGPVLLWSAVALFVSLFSPRSKRVGDYLAGTVVIRQRAAQPVAPAIEMPPALAGWAAQLDLTALTDDLALAARQYLARYGELSDRARDPLGHQLVHDVATRIGAPLPRGVPPWAYLQAVLAERRRRAGDQAGVGRPPAPPPAPVAVPPAEAGEAGPPRGFTPPS, from the coding sequence GTGACCGGCGAGGCCGTCGTGCTGGAGCTGCCGATCGCGCAGCTCGCCAGCAGGGCCGCGGCGTTCGCGGTCGACGTGGCGATCCAGGCCGCCGCGCTCCTGCTCTTCACCCTCGTCCTCCTCCTGGCGGGCATGCACGACGAGGCGTTGCTGGGCGCGCTGGCGCTGGGGTTCTTCGTGCTGGTGCGGATCGGGTACCCGGTGCTGTTCGAAACGCTCAGCCGTGGCCGCACCCTCGGCAAGATGGCGATGGGGCTGCGCGTGGTGCGGGACGACGGCGGCCCGGTCCGCTTCCGCCACACCCTGACCCGCGCCCTGGCGGGCGCGATCGTCGACTTCGGGCCGGTGCTGCTGTGGAGCGCGGTGGCGTTGTTCGTGTCGCTGTTCTCGCCGCGGTCCAAGCGGGTGGGCGACTACCTGGCGGGCACGGTCGTCATCCGGCAGCGCGCCGCGCAGCCGGTGGCGCCGGCCATCGAGATGCCACCGGCGCTGGCCGGGTGGGCCGCGCAGCTGGACCTGACCGCGCTCACCGACGACCTGGCGCTGGCCGCCCGGCAGTACCTCGCGCGGTACGGCGAGCTGAGCGACCGGGCGCGGGACCCCCTGGGGCACCAGCTGGTGCACGACGTCGCGACGCGCATCGGCGCGCCGCTGCCCCGGGGCGTGCCGCCGTGGGCCTACCTGCAGGCGGTGCTCGCGGAACGGCGCCGCCGCGCGGGCGACCAGGCCGGGGTGGGCCGGCCGCCCGCCCCGCCACCGGCGCCGGTTGCCGTGCCGCCGGCCGAAGCGGGTGAGGCCGGGCCGCCGCGCGGCTTCACCCCGCCCAGCTGA
- a CDS encoding stage II sporulation protein M, with the protein MDVDLFVAAHRAEWARLDTLLAARRLTGPEADELVTLYQRAATHLSVVRSAAPDPALLSWLSALVARARSAVTGAHSPAWREAGLFFAQRFPAAVYTSVRWWLPAAVVSILLGGLIGAWIAGDPQVRASLAAPEDVRALTEPGGQFETYYSANPAASFAAQVWTNNAWVAAMCLFFGVLLGVPVLIALWQNVLNVGLSAGFMAAAGRLDVFFGLITPHGLLELTAVFVAAGTGLRLGWTVLAPGGRSRAAALAQEGRAAAGMALGLACVLLVSGVIEAFVTPSGLPTWGRIAIGLVAEVLFLLYVFVLGRRAVRAGVTGDVASRHAGDLLPEAG; encoded by the coding sequence ATGGACGTGGACCTGTTCGTCGCGGCCCACCGCGCCGAATGGGCCCGGCTGGACACGCTGCTCGCCGCGCGCAGGCTGACCGGCCCGGAGGCCGACGAGCTGGTCACGCTCTACCAGCGCGCGGCGACCCACCTGTCGGTGGTGCGCTCCGCCGCCCCGGACCCGGCGCTGCTGTCGTGGCTGTCGGCGCTGGTCGCGCGCGCCCGCTCGGCCGTCACCGGCGCGCACAGCCCGGCCTGGCGCGAGGCCGGGCTGTTCTTCGCGCAGCGGTTCCCCGCCGCCGTCTACACGAGCGTCCGGTGGTGGTTGCCGGCCGCGGTGGTGTCGATCCTGCTGGGCGGCCTGATCGGCGCGTGGATCGCGGGCGACCCGCAGGTGCGGGCGAGCCTCGCCGCGCCGGAGGACGTCCGCGCGCTCACCGAGCCGGGCGGGCAGTTCGAGACCTACTACTCGGCCAACCCGGCCGCCTCGTTCGCCGCGCAGGTGTGGACGAACAACGCGTGGGTCGCGGCCATGTGCTTGTTCTTCGGGGTGCTGCTGGGCGTCCCGGTGCTCATCGCGTTGTGGCAGAACGTGCTCAACGTCGGCCTGTCCGCCGGGTTCATGGCCGCCGCCGGGCGGCTGGACGTGTTCTTCGGGCTGATCACCCCGCACGGGCTGCTGGAACTGACCGCGGTGTTCGTCGCCGCCGGCACGGGCCTCCGTCTCGGGTGGACGGTCCTCGCCCCGGGTGGGCGGTCCCGGGCGGCGGCGCTGGCGCAGGAAGGCCGGGCAGCCGCGGGCATGGCGCTCGGGCTGGCGTGCGTGCTGCTCGTGTCCGGTGTCATCGAGGCGTTCGTGACGCCGTCCGGCCTGCCGACGTGGGGGCGGATCGCGATCGGGCTGGTCGCGGAGGTGCTGTTCCTGCTGTACGTGTTCGTGCTGGGGCGGCGGGCCGTGCGGGCCGGGGTCACCGGGGACGTGGCGTCGCGGCACGCCGGTGACCTGCTGCCCGAGGCCGGCTGA
- a CDS encoding DUF58 domain-containing protein: MAITGKVGLLALVGVVPVAMGLPSWTGVLVVLGALAAAVAVDVLLAAPVRGLTFARSGPAVVRLGETAEVTLWVTNPGRRPLRGVLRDAWPPSAGLERDRFRITVPPGERRPVVVRLRPVRRGDRTAHRVTVRALGPLGLAGRQGSHRVPGTLRVLPPFSSRKHLPSRLTRLQQLDGRQAALVRGEGTEFDSLREYVIGDDVRSIDWRATARAADVMVRTWRPERDRRVLVVLDTGRTAAARVGDVPRLDAALDAALLLAVLASRAGDRVDFLAYDRRVRADVRGLAAGELLPGLVTAMAPLEASLVETDARGMVAEVLRRARRRSLVVLLTGLDAAPLEEGLLPVLPSVVARHQLVVAGVADPGVTAMARARGDAEAVYDAAAAERTLAERRRVTSLLAQRGVTVVDAVPDRLAPALADSYLALKAAGRL, translated from the coding sequence ATGGCGATCACCGGCAAGGTCGGGCTACTGGCGCTCGTCGGCGTCGTCCCGGTGGCGATGGGGCTGCCGTCGTGGACGGGCGTGCTCGTGGTGCTCGGTGCGCTCGCCGCCGCGGTGGCGGTGGACGTGCTGCTCGCGGCCCCGGTGCGGGGGCTGACCTTCGCGCGGTCCGGGCCGGCGGTCGTCCGCCTCGGCGAGACGGCCGAGGTGACGTTGTGGGTGACCAACCCGGGAAGGCGGCCGCTGCGGGGGGTGCTGCGGGACGCGTGGCCGCCGAGCGCCGGGCTGGAACGGGACCGGTTCCGCATCACGGTACCGCCGGGGGAGCGGCGGCCGGTCGTGGTCCGGCTGCGGCCGGTGCGCCGCGGGGACCGCACGGCGCACCGCGTGACGGTGCGCGCGCTCGGACCGCTCGGGCTGGCCGGGCGCCAGGGATCGCACCGCGTGCCGGGGACCCTGCGGGTGCTGCCGCCGTTCAGCAGCCGCAAGCACCTGCCGTCGCGGCTGACCCGGCTGCAACAGCTGGACGGCAGGCAGGCGGCGCTGGTGCGTGGCGAGGGCACCGAGTTCGACTCGCTGCGCGAGTACGTCATCGGCGACGACGTGCGGTCCATCGACTGGCGCGCCACGGCGCGCGCCGCGGACGTGATGGTGCGGACGTGGCGGCCGGAGCGGGACCGGCGGGTGCTCGTGGTGCTGGACACCGGCCGGACGGCGGCGGCCCGGGTGGGCGACGTGCCGCGGCTGGACGCGGCGCTGGATGCCGCACTGCTGCTCGCGGTGCTGGCGTCCCGGGCGGGTGACCGGGTCGACTTCCTGGCCTACGACCGGCGGGTGCGGGCGGACGTCCGCGGGCTCGCGGCCGGTGAGCTGCTGCCGGGGCTGGTGACCGCGATGGCGCCGCTCGAGGCGAGCCTGGTGGAGACCGACGCGCGGGGCATGGTGGCCGAGGTGCTCCGCCGCGCCCGCCGCCGGTCGCTGGTGGTGCTGCTGACCGGGCTGGACGCGGCGCCGCTGGAGGAGGGCCTGCTGCCCGTGCTGCCGTCCGTGGTGGCCCGGCACCAGCTGGTGGTGGCCGGTGTGGCGGACCCCGGCGTCACCGCGATGGCCCGCGCCCGCGGCGACGCGGAAGCCGTCTACGACGCGGCCGCCGCCGAACGGACGCTGGCGGAGCGCCGGCGTGTCACGAGCCTGCTCGCGCAGCGCGGGGTGACGGTGGTGGACGCGGTGCCCGACCGGCTGGCGCCCGCGCTCGCCGACAGCTACCTGGCCCTGAAGGCCGCCGGCCGCCTGTAG
- a CDS encoding AAA family ATPase, giving the protein MTSTDTSTDARNALVALRAEVGKAVVGNDAAVTGLIIALLCRGHVLVEGVPGVAKTLLVRALATALDLDTTRIQFTPDLMPGDVTGSIVYDSRAGEFSFRAGPVFTNLLLADEINRTPPKTQSALLEAMEERQVSVDGRPRPLPDPFIVIATQNPVEYEGTYPLPEAQLDRFLLKLTVPLPARDDEIGVLARHAQGFDPRDLAAAGVRPVAGAEQLAAARAAVAGVTVAPELLGYIVDLCRATRAMPSVRIGVSPRGATALLAATRAWAWLSGRGFATPDDVKALARPALRHRLDLRPEAELEGATADGVIERVLATVPVPR; this is encoded by the coding sequence TTGACCAGCACGGACACCAGCACCGACGCCCGGAACGCGTTGGTGGCGTTGCGCGCCGAAGTCGGCAAGGCGGTGGTCGGCAACGACGCCGCGGTCACCGGGCTCATCATCGCGCTGCTGTGCCGCGGGCACGTCCTCGTCGAGGGCGTGCCCGGCGTGGCGAAGACCCTGCTGGTGCGGGCGCTGGCGACCGCGCTCGACCTGGACACCACGCGCATCCAGTTCACCCCGGACCTGATGCCCGGTGACGTCACCGGCTCGATCGTCTACGACTCGCGCGCCGGCGAGTTCTCCTTCCGCGCCGGCCCGGTGTTCACGAACCTGCTGCTCGCCGACGAGATCAACCGCACCCCGCCGAAGACCCAGAGCGCGTTGCTGGAGGCGATGGAGGAGCGGCAGGTCTCCGTCGACGGCCGTCCGCGGCCGCTGCCCGACCCGTTCATCGTGATCGCCACCCAGAACCCGGTCGAGTACGAGGGCACCTACCCGCTGCCCGAGGCGCAGCTGGACCGGTTCCTGCTCAAGCTCACCGTGCCGCTGCCGGCCCGGGACGACGAGATCGGCGTGCTGGCCCGGCACGCGCAGGGTTTCGACCCGCGTGACCTGGCCGCCGCCGGGGTGCGCCCGGTCGCGGGGGCGGAGCAGCTCGCCGCCGCGCGGGCCGCGGTGGCCGGGGTGACGGTCGCGCCGGAGCTGCTCGGCTACATCGTCGATCTGTGCCGCGCGACACGGGCGATGCCGTCCGTGCGGATCGGGGTGTCCCCGCGCGGCGCGACGGCGTTGCTGGCGGCGACCCGGGCGTGGGCCTGGCTGTCCGGACGCGGGTTCGCCACACCGGACGACGTGAAAGCGCTTGCGCGGCCCGCGTTGCGGCACCGGCTGGACCTGCGCCCGGAGGCCGAGCTGGAGGGCGCGACCGCGGACGGCGTGATCGAGCGCGTGCTCGCCACCGTCCCCGTCCCGCGCTGA
- a CDS encoding DUF4350 domain-containing protein — MTSVSPDACRIWRAARAPVVIAVIVVLGALVVLLGSAGQQHGSLDPGSADPGGSRALARLLDRAGVRIVTARTYADAEAALRDGATLLVTAPDLVDPGKLAALRARAADAVLIGPGDRVLSVLTPGVAGTGEPGTGVREPACTVAAAVAAGNAVLGGHAYAAHGRARSCYDGTLLQLPGDRGTTTILGDGTPMTNDRLADEGDAALALRLLGRSATLVWYLPSPSDTGNGLGARAFTDLVPGPWLFGTIQLGAAVVLFALWRARRLGPVVTERLPVAVRAAETTEGRARLYRRAGAAGHAADTLRQAALNRMRPLLGLGPVAEAQAVVAAVAARTGRPGPAIEELLYGPAPGDDAGLVRLADELDRIEREIS, encoded by the coding sequence GTGACCAGTGTGTCCCCGGACGCGTGCCGCATCTGGCGGGCCGCGCGGGCACCGGTGGTGATCGCGGTGATCGTGGTCCTCGGCGCGCTCGTCGTGCTGCTCGGCTCCGCGGGGCAGCAGCACGGGTCGCTCGACCCCGGCTCGGCCGACCCGGGTGGCTCGCGCGCGCTGGCGCGGCTGCTCGACCGGGCGGGCGTGCGGATCGTCACCGCCCGCACCTACGCCGACGCGGAAGCCGCCTTGCGCGACGGAGCGACGCTGCTGGTGACCGCTCCCGACCTCGTCGACCCGGGGAAGCTCGCGGCGCTACGGGCGCGCGCGGCGGACGCGGTGCTCATCGGCCCCGGTGACCGCGTGCTGAGCGTCCTGACGCCCGGGGTGGCCGGCACCGGCGAGCCCGGGACTGGGGTACGCGAACCCGCGTGCACCGTCGCGGCCGCCGTCGCCGCCGGGAACGCGGTCCTCGGCGGCCACGCCTACGCCGCGCACGGCCGCGCCCGCTCCTGTTACGACGGGACGCTGCTCCAGCTGCCCGGTGACCGCGGCACCACCACGATCCTCGGGGACGGCACCCCGATGACCAACGACCGCCTGGCCGACGAGGGTGACGCGGCGCTCGCGCTGCGCCTGCTCGGCCGCAGCGCGACGCTCGTCTGGTACCTGCCGTCGCCGTCGGACACCGGGAACGGGCTCGGGGCGCGCGCGTTCACCGACCTCGTCCCGGGGCCCTGGTTGTTCGGCACGATCCAGCTCGGTGCCGCCGTGGTCCTGTTCGCGCTGTGGCGGGCCCGCCGCCTCGGGCCGGTGGTGACCGAACGGCTACCGGTCGCCGTCCGCGCCGCCGAGACCACCGAAGGCCGCGCCCGGCTCTACCGGCGCGCGGGTGCCGCCGGCCACGCCGCGGATACGCTGCGGCAGGCGGCCCTGAACCGGATGCGGCCGCTGCTCGGGCTCGGCCCGGTGGCGGAAGCGCAGGCGGTGGTCGCCGCGGTCGCGGCCCGCACCGGACGGCCCGGCCCGGCCATCGAGGAGCTGCTGTACGGCCCGGCGCCCGGTGACGACGCCGGACTGGTCCGCCTCGCCGACGAGCTGGACCGCATCGAGAGGGAGATCAGTTGA
- a CDS encoding DUF4129 domain-containing protein, with amino-acid sequence MIAAWLADVPVVIDADDARRAARAELSDPVYAQAQPNWFDRAMGWLVQRIADLFGALGSVPGGGFGVLVLLAVVVLVVVVVRLRVGPLARPARRPGAVFAESPRTAQDYRDAAERAFAAGELGAAVRDRFRAVVRVLEERGVLDERAGRTADEAARAAGDRMPSARDALRQGAELFDAVHYGGRQATPGEYRDLADLDDQVRRARPEVPA; translated from the coding sequence TTGATCGCCGCGTGGCTCGCCGACGTCCCGGTCGTCATCGACGCCGACGACGCGCGCCGCGCCGCGCGGGCCGAGCTGTCCGACCCGGTCTACGCGCAGGCGCAGCCGAACTGGTTCGACCGGGCGATGGGCTGGCTGGTGCAGCGCATCGCGGACCTGTTCGGCGCGCTGGGAAGCGTGCCCGGCGGCGGGTTCGGTGTGCTCGTCCTGCTCGCCGTCGTGGTGCTGGTGGTCGTCGTGGTGCGGCTGCGGGTCGGTCCGCTCGCCCGCCCGGCCCGCCGGCCCGGTGCGGTGTTCGCGGAATCCCCGCGCACGGCCCAGGACTACCGGGACGCAGCGGAGCGGGCGTTCGCCGCCGGGGAGCTCGGCGCCGCCGTGCGTGACCGGTTCCGTGCGGTGGTCCGGGTGCTGGAGGAACGCGGCGTGCTGGACGAGCGGGCCGGGCGCACCGCGGACGAGGCCGCGCGTGCTGCCGGTGACCGGATGCCGTCCGCGCGGGACGCGCTGCGGCAGGGCGCGGAGCTCTTCGACGCCGTGCACTACGGCGGCCGGCAGGCCACCCCCGGGGAGTACCGCGACCTCGCCGACCTCGACGACCAGGTCCGCCGGGCGCGTCCCGAGGTGCCGGCGTGA